A single genomic interval of Salinarchaeum sp. IM2453 harbors:
- a CDS encoding Nif3-like dinuclear metal center hexameric protein, giving the protein MDIQSIAEKFNTLLEPETYADVDPSTNGIQVESQAQEINHVAFAVDGATATIEAAASANADMLVVHHGIIWNGVDRISGRSYDHIQKLIKNDIALYASHLPLDGNPEVGNAAQLAAGLGIEDHEPFGEMGPVTVGRKGELTTPRSPETLVSDIEATLNDAGQEVQSLDFGPEEIESVAIVTGSGTDFLESAAEQADVLITGEGKQAAYHEAKERGINLILAGHYATETFGVQALQSMLDDEGLETTYVSHPTGF; this is encoded by the coding sequence ATGGATATTCAGTCGATAGCAGAGAAGTTCAACACACTGCTGGAGCCAGAAACATACGCCGATGTTGATCCAAGCACAAACGGGATACAGGTTGAATCACAGGCTCAGGAGATTAATCACGTTGCATTCGCTGTCGACGGAGCAACAGCGACTATTGAAGCAGCAGCTTCAGCGAATGCGGACATGCTTGTAGTCCACCACGGGATAATCTGGAATGGAGTCGATCGAATCAGTGGGCGATCATATGATCATATCCAGAAATTGATTAAAAACGACATCGCACTCTATGCAAGTCATCTGCCACTTGATGGTAACCCAGAAGTTGGAAATGCAGCACAATTAGCAGCAGGACTTGGCATCGAAGATCACGAGCCATTTGGTGAGATGGGCCCTGTAACGGTCGGACGGAAAGGGGAACTTACAACACCACGATCACCGGAAACATTGGTTAGTGATATTGAAGCAACACTCAATGATGCAGGACAGGAAGTACAGTCGCTCGATTTCGGTCCAGAAGAAATTGAGTCAGTCGCTATCGTTACGGGCAGTGGAACAGATTTCCTAGAGTCAGCTGCAGAACAGGCAGACGTGTTGATAACTGGTGAAGGCAAGCAAGCAGCATATCACGAAGCAAAGGAGCGTGGAATTAATCTCATCCTTGCTGGCCATTATGCAACAGAGACATTTGGTGTACAAGCATTGCAATCAATGCTTGACGATGAGGGGTTAGAAACAACATACGTATCACATCCGACCGGTTTCTAG
- the speB gene encoding agmatinase, which produces MNFPGAIANRESAKYAIIGAPLDKSTTFQPGTRFGPEQIRSFSHSFEDYDHHTGLRFTELDVYDHGDIRPSDDVEEYLEYLSGITSDLVNEGKFPVLLGGEHTISLAGFRAVNPDVIISIDAHLDLRDTFDGNKYNHACIMARGKEVADKITVIGARAGSEAEWVQTKNEDITVVPVEEVPNWEFDMTDKSVYLTVDIDGADPAFAPGTGTKEPFGLTSRQMQTIVRSIAPHADGMDIVEVNDRDNGEAATLAGKLARESIFGHATKEQE; this is translated from the coding sequence GTGAATTTTCCAGGAGCAATCGCTAATCGAGAATCCGCTAAGTACGCTATTATCGGAGCACCGCTCGATAAGTCAACAACATTTCAGCCGGGAACCCGATTTGGGCCAGAGCAAATTAGATCATTCTCTCACTCTTTTGAAGACTATGATCACCACACTGGATTACGATTTACTGAGCTAGATGTCTACGATCATGGTGATATTCGACCTAGCGATGATGTCGAAGAATACCTTGAGTACCTTTCTGGAATAACAAGCGATCTTGTAAATGAAGGGAAGTTTCCAGTGCTACTTGGGGGTGAGCACACTATATCACTGGCCGGATTTCGAGCTGTCAACCCCGACGTGATAATCAGTATCGACGCGCATTTAGATCTGCGGGACACGTTTGATGGGAACAAGTACAATCATGCCTGTATCATGGCAAGAGGAAAAGAAGTTGCTGATAAGATAACAGTCATCGGAGCTCGGGCAGGTTCTGAGGCAGAGTGGGTACAGACTAAAAACGAGGATATCACAGTTGTTCCTGTGGAAGAGGTCCCAAACTGGGAGTTCGATATGACCGATAAGTCAGTATATCTAACAGTTGATATCGATGGAGCAGATCCAGCATTTGCACCGGGAACAGGAACAAAAGAGCCATTTGGTCTAACATCGCGTCAGATGCAAACAATTGTTCGTTCAATTGCTCCACACGCGGATGGAATGGACATTGTTGAAGTAAATGATCGAGACAATGGAGAAGCAGCAACGCTAGCGGGAAAGCTGGCGCGTGAGAGTATATTCGGGCACGCAACAAAGGAACAAGAGTAA
- a CDS encoding translation initiation factor IF-5A — protein MAKEQKEVRDLQEGNYVIIDDTACKIRSYSTAAPGKHGSAKARIEAEGVFDGRKRSMNQPVDQKVWVPIINRKQGQVVSLESADVAQVMDLETYETITMSVPEEYDLEPDDEIEYLEMEEQRKIVQA, from the coding sequence ATGGCAAAAGAACAGAAAGAGGTTCGAGATTTGCAGGAAGGGAACTACGTAATCATTGACGACACAGCATGTAAGATTCGGTCGTATAGTACGGCTGCACCAGGAAAGCACGGAAGTGCAAAAGCGCGGATTGAAGCAGAAGGTGTCTTTGACGGGCGAAAACGATCGATGAACCAGCCGGTCGATCAAAAGGTCTGGGTCCCGATCATCAATCGAAAGCAAGGTCAGGTAGTTAGTCTTGAAAGTGCCGACGTTGCACAGGTAATGGATCTTGAAACATACGAAACGATCACTATGAGTGTACCTGAGGAATACGATCTTGAGCCGGACGACGAAATTGAATACCTTGAAATGGAAGAGCAGCGAAAAATTGTACAGGCGTGA
- a CDS encoding AarF/ABC1/UbiB kinase family protein: MAILRSYRRFVVVARYFLPLLIAYLRDRNRFIIFGSSRSPDSETRERRAEHLVDSLVTLGPTFIKLGQLLSTRPDVLPPEYVSVLSQLQDDVPPEPWPETKKVIEEELGPLNEQFDDFNTEAISGASLGQVYKAHVDGEPVAVKVRRPGVQSLVEADLRVIKWSIPILVRFLDESRAYSIRNLADEFDKTIREEMDYERERKVLEEVRSNFEDSSEIVVPRSYEQHSGKRVLTMEYIDGIKIDNYQELERKGINQSELAERLQRAYMQMVVIDGTFHADPHPGNLAVQDDGTLVFYDFGMSGRVDQRTREQIIDFYIAVANQDIDKILDTWIELGALSPNADRELMSDIIEIAIQNARGGDIEQYRVQEIVDQMEDTLYEFPFRIPRDLALVLRVATVVEGVCVRLDRNFDFIDVATDYLSDQGYREQTARRLATEFRSQITDVGRSAFQTLPKFERTLDRIERENLRVQAELEDPQSLLDTLAKRLIYGMLAVTGILSGVFLYTFQSTEAALIAFGGAVITLFLLRRSLKSDDTIAMQTEFAEQSFEYRQGASDLGIGGDVQIPDEEQPDEDNEGKNKEE, from the coding sequence ATGGCTATACTTCGGTCTTATCGGCGGTTTGTTGTTGTGGCTCGATACTTTCTGCCGCTACTGATCGCATACCTTCGAGACCGCAACAGGTTTATCATATTTGGGAGTTCACGCTCGCCAGATTCAGAGACAAGGGAGAGACGGGCAGAGCATCTGGTAGATTCACTTGTAACACTCGGACCGACGTTCATTAAGCTTGGACAGTTACTATCGACAAGACCAGATGTATTACCACCAGAGTATGTCAGCGTCCTCTCACAGCTTCAGGACGATGTACCCCCAGAGCCTTGGCCAGAGACAAAGAAAGTAATTGAAGAAGAACTGGGACCACTGAATGAACAGTTCGATGATTTTAATACGGAAGCAATCAGCGGTGCAAGCCTTGGACAGGTATACAAGGCTCATGTTGATGGAGAACCAGTCGCCGTTAAGGTCCGTCGCCCAGGAGTACAGTCACTTGTCGAAGCCGATCTACGCGTGATAAAATGGTCCATACCAATCCTTGTTCGGTTTTTAGATGAGTCGCGTGCCTATTCAATTCGGAACCTCGCTGATGAGTTTGATAAGACAATCCGCGAAGAGATGGACTATGAGCGGGAGCGAAAAGTGCTGGAAGAAGTACGGTCAAACTTCGAAGATTCATCAGAGATTGTTGTTCCAAGGTCATACGAGCAGCATTCAGGGAAGCGGGTCTTGACGATGGAATATATTGATGGGATTAAAATTGATAACTACCAAGAGCTTGAAAGGAAGGGCATCAATCAGTCGGAGTTAGCAGAGCGTTTACAGCGTGCTTACATGCAGATGGTTGTAATTGATGGGACATTTCACGCCGACCCGCATCCAGGCAATCTCGCCGTCCAAGATGATGGAACACTCGTGTTTTACGACTTTGGGATGTCCGGGCGGGTAGACCAGCGAACAAGAGAGCAAATTATCGATTTCTATATTGCTGTTGCAAATCAAGATATTGACAAAATATTAGACACGTGGATAGAGCTTGGAGCATTATCACCAAATGCCGATCGAGAATTAATGTCTGACATCATCGAGATAGCTATACAGAATGCTCGAGGGGGGGATATTGAGCAGTATCGAGTGCAAGAGATTGTAGATCAAATGGAAGATACGCTGTACGAGTTTCCTTTTAGAATTCCTCGCGACCTCGCACTGGTGTTACGTGTCGCAACGGTTGTCGAAGGGGTATGTGTCAGGTTGGACCGAAACTTCGATTTTATCGATGTGGCAACCGATTATCTCTCCGATCAGGGATATCGAGAACAGACAGCGCGGCGGTTGGCAACAGAATTTAGATCACAGATAACAGACGTTGGTAGGTCGGCATTTCAGACATTACCAAAGTTTGAGCGGACGTTAGACAGGATAGAGCGTGAAAATTTGAGAGTCCAAGCTGAACTAGAAGATCCACAGAGTCTACTGGACACACTGGCAAAGCGGCTCATATACGGAATGCTTGCGGTAACAGGAATTCTTTCAGGAGTGTTTTTATATACCTTTCAATCAACAGAAGCTGCTTTGATTGCATTTGGGGGTGCAGTTATCACGCTGTTCCTTCTGCGACGGTCATTAAAATCAGATGATACTATCGCCATGCAAACTGAGTTTGCAGAGCAAAGTTTTGAGTATCGACAAGGCGCTAGCGACCTCGGGATTGGTGGAGATGTCCAGATACCAGATGAAGAACAACCAGACGAGGATAATGAAGGTAAAAATAAAGAAGAATGA
- the glp gene encoding gephyrin-like molybdotransferase Glp: protein MPSDPSSRHTSGFKEQTSLADAQERLFDNIRPIDRTEHVSLAAADGRILAEPIVANRDVPHYRRAAMDGYAVQASDTFGATSRSPAVLSEDEEMGTGTAVRVHTGSPVPDEANAVVKIEEVNVIGNTIEVNTPVAESENVAPVGEDVTAGQQLFDAGHQLRPSDLGLLQSIGLTRVSVYDTPTVGVIPTGDELVQQDPQKGEIIETNGLTVSRLVDRWGGISTYRDPVSDDKDALRAAIQRDLTKDLIVTTGGSSVGERDLLPEVVDELGEILVHGVSIKPGHPVALGVVESTPIIILPGYPVSCIVNAVQFLRPALKRLVRVSPPDHPTVTATLDRKISSEPGTRTFARVELSDSGDKQTAIPTRSSGAGVLSSVALADGWVEVPEAKEGVTAGESVTVGLWEWLP, encoded by the coding sequence ATGCCTTCGGACCCCTCCTCGAGACACACCTCGGGGTTCAAAGAACAGACTTCCTTAGCAGATGCTCAGGAACGTCTCTTCGATAACATTAGGCCGATTGATCGAACCGAACATGTTTCGCTTGCGGCTGCTGATGGGCGTATACTAGCAGAGCCAATTGTCGCTAATCGGGATGTGCCACACTACAGACGTGCAGCAATGGACGGATATGCTGTTCAAGCATCTGACACCTTTGGTGCTACCTCGCGATCACCAGCTGTACTCTCTGAAGATGAAGAGATGGGGACTGGAACTGCTGTCCGCGTCCATACTGGAAGCCCTGTTCCCGATGAGGCAAATGCCGTCGTGAAAATTGAGGAAGTGAATGTCATAGGAAACACAATCGAGGTTAACACTCCCGTTGCAGAAAGTGAAAACGTTGCTCCGGTCGGCGAAGATGTGACTGCAGGCCAGCAACTATTCGACGCTGGTCACCAACTTCGACCGTCTGACCTTGGCTTATTGCAATCTATTGGTTTAACGCGTGTTTCTGTCTATGATACACCAACAGTTGGCGTTATCCCTACAGGTGATGAACTCGTACAACAGGATCCGCAGAAAGGAGAGATTATCGAGACAAATGGTCTTACTGTCTCACGACTTGTTGATCGATGGGGAGGAATTTCCACTTATCGTGATCCTGTTTCGGATGATAAAGACGCGCTTCGCGCAGCCATTCAGCGTGACCTGACTAAAGATTTGATTGTCACGACAGGTGGGTCTTCCGTCGGGGAGCGAGACCTCCTTCCAGAGGTAGTTGATGAGCTTGGTGAGATCCTCGTGCATGGCGTTTCAATCAAACCAGGACATCCGGTCGCTCTTGGAGTCGTTGAATCGACTCCTATCATTATCCTTCCTGGGTATCCCGTCTCCTGTATCGTTAATGCTGTCCAGTTTCTGCGTCCAGCACTGAAACGGTTAGTACGTGTTTCTCCTCCTGACCATCCTACTGTCACCGCAACCTTGGATCGTAAAATCTCTAGTGAGCCCGGAACCCGTACTTTTGCTCGTGTTGAACTTTCAGACAGTGGAGACAAACAAACGGCAATTCCTACACGGTCTAGCGGAGCTGGTGTCCTCTCTTCTGTAGCTCTTGCTGACGGCTGGGTCGAAGTCCCAGAGGCAAAGGAAGGTGTCACCGCTGGTGAGTCTGTAACAGTTGGTTTATGGGAGTGGTTACCATGA
- a CDS encoding molybdopterin biosynthesis protein, whose translation MTERKEFRELTDPDKATQVIAELPLSVGTEKVSLTEAPGRITAERVDATIDVPGFDRATLDGYAVRARDTFSADEANPVHLSIAGSVHAGEKPTVAPDSGEAVEISTGAVMPDKADAMIPIERVEEHDNEVAVFTSVAPGENVMFAGADIAAGERAVGPNQQLSAREIGVLSAIGKSRVTVKCQPTVGLISTGDELTRPEDPLDHSRGEIHDVNTYSLAAAIRDAGGSPQIYPHANDDVEQLRSSLINAAEECDFVLTSGSTSASTVDVIYDVLEQEGQQHLHGVAVKPGKPLLAGVINGTPYVGLPGYPVSALMTFKTFVSPVLREASGLDNESTTVTGTMCVEERFQEGRRRLLPVGIVEDENNDLLVYPVDKGSGATTSLTEADGIVSVPADTAYVSEDETVRVSLFSSDLHPPTVFGIGEDDPILMDALDQLRSSRYLSAGSRVGNRQLRRGIPDFAILTGPLTNDPSGEIQMSWTHEWGLIASPNAQGRIDSLYSLTREDTTFVNRTSDSGLRSALDTAVSDLAADRDMTTRDITTRIDGWNHTVQGHESPARIVQRGDADAGIGIKQTAESLNLPFISLGELPVRFVSNPTRTEKPGVQQLLSVLSNSIF comes from the coding sequence ATGACAGAACGGAAAGAATTTCGTGAATTAACAGATCCGGATAAGGCTACTCAGGTCATTGCTGAGTTACCACTTTCTGTAGGGACTGAGAAAGTCTCACTCACAGAAGCTCCCGGTCGAATAACTGCGGAACGCGTTGATGCTACTATCGATGTCCCAGGATTTGATCGAGCAACTCTTGATGGGTATGCTGTCCGTGCAAGAGATACATTTTCCGCTGACGAAGCAAATCCTGTCCATCTTTCTATTGCTGGTTCGGTACATGCTGGTGAGAAGCCAACAGTTGCACCAGATTCAGGTGAAGCAGTTGAAATTTCGACTGGAGCAGTTATGCCGGATAAAGCAGATGCTATGATTCCGATCGAACGAGTCGAAGAGCATGATAATGAAGTTGCAGTTTTCACCTCCGTAGCCCCCGGAGAGAACGTAATGTTTGCTGGAGCAGACATTGCCGCCGGCGAACGAGCAGTGGGTCCTAATCAACAACTTTCTGCCCGTGAAATCGGGGTTTTATCTGCAATTGGAAAATCACGAGTGACCGTTAAGTGCCAACCGACTGTTGGCCTGATCTCAACTGGTGATGAATTGACACGTCCTGAAGACCCTCTTGACCATAGTCGTGGTGAGATTCATGATGTCAATACATACTCCCTTGCTGCTGCTATTCGTGATGCCGGTGGATCGCCGCAGATCTATCCACACGCCAATGATGATGTCGAACAACTCCGGAGTTCACTTATCAATGCGGCGGAGGAATGTGATTTCGTACTCACATCTGGATCTACCAGTGCTAGCACTGTTGATGTGATCTATGATGTACTTGAACAGGAGGGGCAGCAACATCTACACGGTGTTGCTGTTAAGCCAGGTAAACCGCTGCTCGCCGGTGTTATCAATGGAACACCATATGTTGGACTCCCGGGCTATCCTGTCTCAGCACTCATGACGTTCAAAACATTTGTTTCACCTGTTCTCCGAGAAGCCAGCGGTCTGGACAATGAATCAACGACCGTTACCGGAACCATGTGTGTCGAAGAGCGGTTTCAAGAAGGAAGACGTCGCCTTCTTCCCGTTGGCATTGTTGAAGATGAAAATAATGACCTACTCGTCTATCCTGTTGATAAAGGATCAGGAGCAACGACAAGTCTGACTGAGGCAGATGGCATTGTTTCTGTTCCTGCTGACACTGCATATGTTTCAGAAGATGAGACAGTACGTGTCAGTCTGTTCTCTTCAGATCTTCACCCTCCGACCGTATTCGGTATTGGAGAGGATGACCCGATTCTCATGGATGCGCTTGACCAACTTAGATCCTCTCGGTACCTCTCTGCTGGTTCTCGTGTGGGTAATCGACAACTGCGTCGTGGGATCCCTGACTTTGCTATTCTTACTGGTCCACTTACAAATGATCCTTCTGGCGAGATTCAGATGTCATGGACCCACGAATGGGGACTTATTGCAAGCCCGAACGCTCAGGGCCGCATTGATAGCCTCTACTCGCTGACTAGAGAAGACACCACATTCGTCAACCGCACTTCAGACTCAGGACTCAGATCTGCCCTTGATACAGCTGTTTCTGACTTGGCCGCTGATCGTGATATGACTACAAGAGACATCACTACCCGGATTGATGGATGGAATCACACTGTTCAGGGTCATGAAAGTCCGGCACGAATTGTCCAGCGTGGTGATGCTGACGCTGGAATTGGAATTAAACAAACCGCTGAATCTCTGAACCTTCCGTTTATATCTCTAGGTGAACTTCCTGTTCGTTTTGTTTCTAACCCAACCCGCACTGAGAAGCCCGGTGTTCAGCAACTTCTTTCAGTACTCTCGAACTCTATTTTCTAG
- a CDS encoding HAD family hydrolase, with the protein MTKSTEYDFWLFDLDGTLVDVEWSYIRSVFDRLEQSLDATFSDEQARILWRGLTGSRNQYISELGVDVEQFWDALHQAEDPQERAEATYLHPDARVVTEIKEPVGIVTHCQPYLTEPVLEHLDIRDWFDAVVCCSDSLGWKPDPAPVEYTMDQLGVNSQNGILIGDSACDIGAAWNAGIEAGHIERLNSDFRGGRVVADYQMRQLSTLREQSRITAD; encoded by the coding sequence GTGACTAAAAGCACAGAGTATGACTTCTGGCTGTTTGACTTAGATGGAACGCTAGTCGATGTTGAATGGTCATACATCCGCTCTGTGTTTGACCGACTAGAACAATCGCTAGATGCTACATTCAGTGATGAACAAGCGCGAATATTATGGCGTGGATTAACTGGATCCAGAAACCAGTATATTAGTGAACTTGGAGTTGATGTTGAGCAATTCTGGGATGCACTTCATCAAGCAGAGGATCCACAAGAGCGGGCAGAGGCAACGTATCTACACCCCGATGCAAGAGTTGTCACAGAAATTAAAGAGCCAGTTGGAATTGTTACACACTGTCAGCCATACCTAACCGAGCCAGTACTTGAGCATCTGGATATTAGGGACTGGTTTGACGCTGTAGTTTGCTGTAGTGACTCACTTGGATGGAAACCAGATCCAGCACCAGTTGAATATACAATGGATCAGTTAGGAGTCAACAGTCAGAATGGAATACTTATTGGAGATTCTGCATGTGATATTGGTGCTGCATGGAATGCTGGAATCGAAGCGGGACACATTGAGCGGCTAAACTCTGATTTCCGCGGAGGTAGAGTCGTTGCTGATTATCAAATGAGACAGCTATCAACGCTTCGAGAGCAAAGTCGAATAACAGCAGACTAG
- a CDS encoding NAD(P)-dependent glycerol-1-phosphate dehydrogenase, giving the protein MFDKSTWIRLPRNVVVGHGVLSQAASAIAELHLRGQPLIVTSSTPRKVAADRIAEDFKTESISPVIVEVNDASAKAIEQVIERAREVDPGYLIGVGGGKPIDIAKLAAEELGRGFVSIPTAASHDGIVSGRASVPDGDVRHSVAAEPPHAVIADTTILAEAPWELTTAGCADIISNYTAVADWRLARRLKNVPYSEYAAALSEMTAEILVGNAESIRPGLEESAWIVVKALVSSGVAMSIAGSSRPASGAEHLFSHRLDQIAPDRALHGHQVGVGAIMTAYLHGGDRGMWRDIRRALESIDAPTTAEELGFTREEIIEALTTAHRVRDRYTILGDGIDRTAAEELAHTTGVIE; this is encoded by the coding sequence ATGTTTGACAAGTCGACGTGGATCCGGCTTCCAAGGAATGTTGTCGTAGGTCACGGTGTCCTCAGCCAGGCGGCAAGTGCGATCGCGGAATTACATCTTCGAGGACAGCCACTTATCGTTACAAGTTCAACGCCGAGGAAGGTTGCGGCTGATCGTATTGCTGAGGATTTTAAAACAGAATCAATATCGCCAGTTATCGTTGAGGTGAACGATGCATCTGCAAAAGCAATTGAGCAAGTTATAGAACGAGCAAGAGAGGTCGATCCAGGCTATCTGATTGGTGTCGGAGGTGGAAAGCCCATCGATATTGCAAAGTTGGCAGCAGAGGAGCTTGGCCGAGGGTTTGTTTCAATTCCGACAGCAGCAAGTCATGATGGAATTGTTAGCGGTCGAGCATCAGTTCCAGACGGAGATGTCAGACACAGCGTAGCTGCTGAGCCACCTCATGCTGTAATTGCTGATACAACGATCCTTGCTGAAGCACCATGGGAGTTAACAACTGCTGGCTGTGCTGATATCATCAGTAATTACACAGCGGTCGCCGACTGGCGGCTAGCCCGTCGACTAAAAAATGTCCCATATTCAGAGTACGCAGCAGCACTATCCGAGATGACCGCCGAAATACTGGTTGGAAACGCTGAATCAATTAGACCTGGGTTGGAAGAGTCTGCTTGGATTGTCGTCAAAGCATTAGTCTCCTCGGGGGTTGCAATGTCAATTGCCGGATCATCAAGGCCAGCAAGCGGTGCTGAGCATCTATTTTCACATCGACTTGATCAAATAGCTCCCGACCGAGCATTGCACGGGCACCAAGTTGGCGTAGGAGCAATTATGACAGCATATCTACACGGCGGTGATCGAGGGATGTGGCGAGATATCCGACGTGCATTAGAGAGTATTGATGCTCCAACAACTGCAGAAGAGCTGGGCTTCACAAGAGAAGAGATTATTGAAGCATTGACAACAGCACATAGAGTACGAGATAGATACACAATATTGGGTGACGGAATTGATAGAACAGCCGCAGAGGAACTTGCGCACACAACAGGTGTCATTGAGTAG
- the proS gene encoding proline--tRNA ligase, with the protein MSNEQELGITESKEYATGEWYAEVVQKAKLADYAPMGGFIVTRPRGWALWEAVQNHLDQWFKDTGVTNAYFPVFIPESYLEREKNVVEGFDPEVAWVTHGGNEELEERLAVRPTSESIIAPFMAKWTRSHRDLPMRLNQWCSVVRWEATETKPFFRTKEFQWQEGHTAHETREEAFEETMLRLDQYERLYEEIFAIPVLKGRKPEHDKFPGAHTTTTVEALMPDGKSVQGGTSHYLGTNFAEAFDITYVDEDESEQVAHTTSWGVSWRSLGALIMTHSDEQGLVLPPKMASTEVVIVPIWTDETKDRVIGYAEEIEDALIEAGLDVNLDDRDDRNPGFKFNEHELHGIPLRIEVGPNEVDDETATLVHRPDGEQQEVKQQEVVEGVEQGLEEIQEKLYETAEENLNENVREAYSPEEILGTIGKHGGYVKAPWCGDEACETVIKDEIAAEIVMVPMDESEEPIGDECAICGDEAVETAYFAKTY; encoded by the coding sequence ATGAGTAACGAGCAGGAACTGGGAATTACAGAGAGTAAGGAGTATGCGACCGGAGAGTGGTACGCCGAGGTCGTTCAAAAAGCAAAGCTTGCTGACTATGCCCCGATGGGAGGGTTTATTGTAACGCGACCTCGTGGGTGGGCACTCTGGGAGGCTGTACAAAATCATCTTGATCAGTGGTTCAAAGATACAGGGGTAACAAACGCGTACTTCCCAGTATTTATTCCAGAGTCATATCTTGAGCGGGAGAAAAACGTTGTTGAGGGGTTTGATCCAGAGGTCGCATGGGTCACTCATGGGGGAAATGAAGAACTCGAGGAACGGCTTGCAGTTCGGCCAACAAGCGAATCGATCATTGCTCCGTTTATGGCCAAGTGGACGCGGAGTCATCGAGACCTCCCAATGCGACTCAATCAGTGGTGTAGCGTTGTTCGATGGGAGGCTACAGAGACAAAGCCATTTTTCCGGACAAAAGAGTTTCAGTGGCAGGAAGGACACACGGCACATGAAACGCGCGAAGAGGCATTCGAGGAAACAATGCTTCGGCTGGACCAATATGAGCGCTTATATGAAGAAATCTTTGCAATACCAGTCCTCAAGGGCCGAAAACCAGAACACGATAAATTCCCAGGAGCTCACACGACTACAACTGTTGAAGCATTGATGCCTGACGGAAAAAGTGTTCAAGGAGGGACAAGTCACTACCTTGGAACAAACTTTGCAGAAGCATTCGACATTACCTACGTTGATGAAGATGAATCAGAGCAAGTCGCACACACGACATCGTGGGGAGTATCGTGGAGATCACTCGGAGCGCTTATTATGACGCACAGTGATGAACAGGGTCTGGTATTGCCACCAAAGATGGCATCAACCGAAGTTGTCATTGTTCCAATCTGGACGGATGAAACAAAAGATCGAGTTATTGGCTATGCAGAAGAAATCGAGGATGCACTAATAGAAGCTGGGCTTGATGTGAACCTAGATGACCGCGATGACCGGAACCCTGGGTTCAAGTTTAATGAGCATGAACTGCACGGGATTCCACTTCGAATCGAAGTGGGACCAAACGAGGTAGATGACGAAACAGCAACATTGGTGCACAGGCCTGATGGAGAACAGCAAGAGGTCAAACAACAGGAAGTTGTCGAAGGCGTAGAGCAGGGTCTCGAAGAAATTCAAGAAAAATTGTACGAAACAGCCGAGGAGAACCTAAACGAGAATGTCCGAGAAGCGTACAGTCCCGAAGAGATACTTGGAACCATTGGTAAGCACGGGGGATACGTGAAAGCACCGTGGTGTGGAGATGAGGCATGTGAGACGGTTATCAAAGACGAAATTGCTGCAGAAATCGTTATGGTACCAATGGACGAGTCAGAAGAACCGATCGGAGACGAGTGCGCAATCTGTGGTGATGAAGCAGTTGAAACAGCATACTTTGCAAAAACGTATTGA